One segment of Anomalospiza imberbis isolate Cuckoo-Finch-1a 21T00152 chromosome 2, ASM3175350v1, whole genome shotgun sequence DNA contains the following:
- the TNFRSF1A gene encoding tumor necrosis factor receptor superfamily member 1A, with protein sequence MRGPALPRTSLGTVILIFVCVLTKESVEITPVPYRLQVRRVSLDGRDPSNPLRREKKQMHCQLGQYLHPRKTHCCMRCHAGTYKAKDCDGPDQATVCLPCANGTFTAIDNTMSKCFQCKRCRTVLQQIVETPCTPKQDTVCGCQKNQYRIDSDSEYFRCRNCSSCADGIIASCSKNKDAICRCKPQFFLSRSNICKPCNSCTGEDCLLCPSPVTTSPTSSGLNLNLVLGTLIAIFGVIFVLGLARKVGKLVQKEKIVSSFFSFSLPQTPKETVSEVEEERNKISTLLPESQKETELPLNAALPSTPPPQSSHELPDCVRPARKTQLPDNPAVLYTVVDHVPPSRWKEFVRRLGLSDYDLERIELEHRRLRDAQYEMLRLWKLQMGRAATVEHISRVLNQMELSGCSDAVQETLLNQNSPQPCSLHNHL encoded by the exons ATGCGCggcccggcgctgccccgcACCTCGCTGGGGACG GTTATTCTAATATTTGTCTGTGTGTTGACAAAGGAATCTGTAGAAATTACTCCAGTGCCATATAGACTGCAAGTCCGTCGGGTATCTTTGGATGGAAGAGACCCCTCTAACCCTttgaggagagaaaagaaacagatgCACTGTCAACTGGGACAATACCTACACCCCAGAAAGACCCACTGCTGCATGAGGTGTCATGCAG GTACCTACAAGGCCAAAGACTGTGATGGGCCTGACCAGGCAACTGTCTGTCTTCCGTGCGCCAATGGCACATTCACGGCTATTGATAACACCATGTCTAAATGCTTCCAGTGCAAACGCTGCCGTACAG TGCTCCAGCAGATAGTAGAgaccccctgcaccccaaagCAAGATACTGTTTGCGGCTGTCAGAAGAATCAGTATCGGATTGATTCTGATTCTGAATACTTCCGGTGTAGGAACTGCAGCTCGTGTGCCGATGGGATTATTGCCAGCT GTTCAAAGAACAAAGATGCCATTTGCAGGTGTAAGCCTCAATTCTTCCTGTCACGTAGTAATATTTGCAAGCCTTGCAACAG CTGCACTGGAGAAGACTGCTTGCTGTGTCCTAGCCCAGTCACTACCTCACCGACTTCATCTGGGCTGA ATCTAAACCTTGTACTTGGCACCCTTATTGCAATATTTGGAGTTATCTTCGTCCTCGGCCTTGCACGCAAAGTAGGGAAGCTGGTCCAGAAAGAGAAGATAGTGTCATCTTTCTTCTCCT TTTCTTTGCCACAGACACCCAAGGAGACAGTATCAGAG GttgaggaagaaagaaataaaatttccacCCTTCTTCCTGAGTCCCAGAAGGAAACAGAATTGCCATTAAATGCAGCCCTACCATCTACACCTCCGCCACAGAGTTCACATGAGTTACCAGACTGTGTCAGACCTGCCAGGAAGACCCAGCTTCCAGACA ACCCTGCTGTTCTGTACACCGTGGTGGATCACGTGCCGCCGTCGCGGTGGAAGGAGTTTGTGCGGCGCCTGGGCCTGAGTGACTACGACCTGGAGCGGATTGAGCTGGAGCACCGGCGCCTGCGAGACGCCCAGTATGAAATGCTCCGACTGTGGAAACTGCAGATGGGCCGTGCTGCCACTGTGGAGCACATCAGCCGTGTTCTCAACCAGATGGAGCTCAGTGGCTGCAGTGACGCTGTTCAAGAAACTTTGCTAAACCAGAACTCTCCTCAACCTTGCAGCCTCCACAACCATCTTTAA
- the METTL16 gene encoding RNA N6-adenosine-methyltransferase METTL16, protein MALNKSMHARNRYKDKPPDFAYLAGKYPEFQQHVQTTLAGRVSLNFKDPEAVRALTCTLLKEDFGLTIDIPVERLIPTVPLRLNYIHWVEDLIGHRHAEKQTLRRGIDIGTGASCIYPLLGATLNGWYFLATEVDDMCFNYAKKNVEQNNLSDLIKVVKVPQKTLLMDALKEESEIIYDFCMCNPPFFANQLEAKGVNSRNPRRPPPSSVNTGGITEIMAEGGELEFVKRIIHDSLQLKKRLRWYSCMLGKKCSLAPLKEELRIQGVPKVTHTEFCQGRTMRWALAWSFYDDVQVPSPPSKRRKLEKPRKPITFMVLASTVRELSVKAAAMGWDAVEAIAVVRAWVEKILTDLKVQHKRVPCGKDEVSLFVTAIENSWIHLRRKKRERVRQLRELPRASEDTLQAMEEEKNSQKSVSNNSDCENPKAEDSEMGFMAPDEDVQMTAGDEQPEESDAREEHSDPVKEEEMEAKQGETSLGKGSGDVKEEPCPSEEVSNLTVEKEPGPKETSGGFLFKCLMNVKKEGNDVVVEMHWVEGQNRDLMNQLCTYLRNQILRLVAS, encoded by the exons ATGGCCCTCAACAAGTCCATGCACGCCCGCAACCGCTACAAGGATAAGCCCCCCGACTTCGCCTACCTGGCCGGCAAGTACCCCGAGTTCCAGCAGCACGTGCAGACCACCCTGGCGGGCAGGGTGAG CCTGAATTTCAAGGATCCCGAGGCCGTGAGGGCTCTGACGTGCACCCTCTTGAAGGAGGACTTCGGGCTGACGATCGACATCCCCGTGGAAAGGCTCATTCCCACCGTCCCTTTGAGGCTGAACTACATCCACTGGGTGGAGGATCTCATCGGCCACCGGCATGCTGAGAAGCAAACCCTGAGACGAGGCATTGACATAG ggacaggggcatCCTGTATATACCCATTACTTGGAGCAACTTTGAATGGCTGGTATTTCCTTGCAACAGAAGTGGATGACATGTGCTTCAATTATGCCAAGAAGAATGTGGAACAGAATAACTTGTCTGATCTGATAAAAG TGGTTAAGGTACCACAGAAGACTCTTCTAATGGATGCACTGAAAGAAGAATCTGAGATCATTTATGATTTCTGCATGTGCAACCCTCCCTTTTTTGCCAACCAGTTAGAGGCTAAG GGAGTTAATTCTCGAAATCCACGGCGTccccctcccagctctgtaAATACAGGAGGGATCACAGAAATCATGGCTGAGGGAGGAGAACTAGAATTTGTCAAAAGAATTATTCATGATAGTCTCCAGCTTAAAAAGAGGTTACG ATGGTACAGTTGCATGTTggggaagaaatgcagtttagcaCCACTGAAAGAAGAACTTAGAATCCAGGGG GTTCCTAAAGTCACTCACACTGAATTCTGCCAGGGGCGCACCATGAGATGGGCACTGGCCTGGAGTTTCTATGATGATGTGCAAGTACCT tCACCACCctctaaaagaagaaaattagaaaaaccACGAAAACCAATTACCTTCATGGTTTTGGCTTCTACAGTCAGAGAGTTATCGGTCAAAGCTGCAGCTATGGGCTGGGATGCTGTAGAAGCTATTGCTGTGGTTAGAGCCTGGGTAGAGAAGATTCTCACTGATCTGAAG GTTCAGCATAAACGTGTTCCATGTGGAAAAGATGAAGTTAGCCTCTTTGTGACTGCCATTGAAAACTCCTGGATTCATTTGAGGAGAAAGAAACGAGAGAGAGTAAGGCAATTACGAGAACTTCCTCGAGCTTCTGAAGATACTCTACAAGCtatggaggaggaaaaaaacagccaGAAGAGCGTGAGCAACAACTCAGACTGTGAAAACCCCAAGGCTGAAGACTCTGAAATGGGGTTTATGGCACCTGATGAGGATGTCCAGATGACGGCAGGTGATGAGCAACCAGAGGAATCTGATGCCAGAGAAGAACACAGTGATCCGGtgaaggaagaggagatggaagcAAAACAGGGAGAAACATCACTTGGGAAAGGTTCTGGTGATGTGAAGGAGGAGCCTTGCCCTTCAGAGGAAGTTAGCAATCTCACAGTGGAAAAAGAGCCAGGCCCTAAAGAAACTAGTGGGGGTTTTCTCTTCAAGTGTTTAATGAACgtgaagaaagaaggaaatgaTGTAGTAGTAGAAATGCACTGGGTTGAAGGACAGAACAGAGACTTGATGAACCAGCTGTGCACATACTTACGGAACCAAATTCTTCGACTGGTTGCTAGTTAG